From Candidatus Nitricoxidivorans perseverans, the proteins below share one genomic window:
- the hisC gene encoding histidinol-phosphate transaminase → MSIAAQALANIRAISPYLPGKPITELAREMGIPVERIVKLASNENPMGMSPKARAAVERELAGIHRYPDQFDLVKALADRLGVESGQVVLGNGSNDVLDLAARVFLAPGRSSVFSQHAFAVYPIATMSAGAECVAAPARHYGHDLAAMRAAIKVNEGPETRVVWIANPNNPTGTFLPHGEVRAFLESVPGDVAVVLDEAYNEYLPPAERAETVAWIRDFPNLIVTRTFSKIHGLAGLRVGYAVASPEVADLMNRVRQPFNVNNLALAAACAALDDHAFVAESHRLNREGMEQVVAGLKRLGLEHIPSHGNFVSVKVSDGGTANRKLLRQGVIVRPLGGYGMPDHLRVTIGLPQENARFLEALENAI, encoded by the coding sequence ATGAGCATTGCCGCGCAGGCGCTGGCGAACATCCGCGCCATCTCGCCCTACCTGCCCGGCAAGCCGATCACGGAGCTCGCCCGCGAGATGGGCATCCCGGTCGAGCGCATCGTCAAGCTCGCCTCCAACGAGAACCCGATGGGCATGAGCCCGAAGGCCCGCGCCGCCGTCGAGAGGGAACTCGCCGGCATCCACCGCTATCCCGACCAGTTCGATCTGGTGAAGGCGCTCGCCGACAGGCTGGGCGTCGAATCCGGCCAGGTCGTGCTCGGCAACGGCTCCAATGACGTGCTCGACCTCGCGGCGCGCGTGTTCCTCGCGCCGGGCCGGTCCTCCGTGTTCTCGCAGCACGCATTCGCCGTCTACCCGATCGCCACGATGAGCGCGGGCGCCGAGTGCGTCGCCGCGCCCGCGAGGCACTACGGGCATGACCTCGCCGCGATGCGCGCCGCAATAAAGGTAAATGAGGGCCCGGAGACGCGCGTCGTCTGGATCGCCAACCCGAACAACCCGACGGGCACCTTCCTGCCCCATGGGGAGGTGCGCGCGTTCCTCGAATCCGTGCCGGGCGACGTGGCGGTCGTGCTCGACGAGGCCTACAACGAATACCTGCCGCCGGCGGAGCGCGCCGAAACGGTGGCCTGGATCCGGGACTTCCCCAACCTGATCGTCACGCGCACCTTCTCGAAGATTCACGGCCTCGCCGGCCTGCGGGTGGGCTACGCCGTCGCATCCCCGGAGGTGGCCGACCTCATGAACCGCGTGCGCCAGCCGTTCAACGTGAACAACCTCGCGCTCGCGGCGGCCTGTGCCGCGCTCGACGACCATGCATTCGTCGCCGAGAGCCACCGGCTGAACCGCGAGGGCATGGAGCAGGTCGTCGCCGGCCTCAAGCGCCTCGGGCTGGAACACATTCCGTCGCACGGCAACTTCGTCAGCGTGAAAGTCAGCGACGGCGGGACGGCGAACCGGAAGCTCCTGCGGCAAGGCGTCATCGTCCGGCCCCTCGGCGGCTACGGCATGCCCGACCACCTGCGCGTGACCATCGGCCTGCCGCAGGAGAACGCGCGCTTCCTCGAAGCCCTGGAGAATGCAATC
- the pheA gene encoding prephenate dehydratase, producing the protein MSTEAEELARLREAIDRLDDEVLRQVNERARLAHRIGEIKHGNIYRPEREAQVLRRLASANPGPLPEGAVQRIFREIMSACLALEQPLRIAYLGPAGTFSESAAQKHFGSAPALMPLPAIDDVFRAIESGNADYGVVPVENSTEGAIGRTLDLLLASNLMICGEVTLRIHQNLLAKADSTAGIKKLYSHAQSLAQCHEWLNRNLAGLPRVPVASNAEAARLAAEDPEACAIAGEAAASLYELNVLAASIEDDPNNSTRFLVLAAHDAGPSGGVGADKTSFVCSAQNRPGAVHDLLTPLKDRGVSMTRFESRPARGLKGSPWEYVFFIDVEGHRQDAAVKAALEDLRGRVGFLKELGSYPKAVS; encoded by the coding sequence ATGTCGACCGAAGCGGAAGAGCTCGCCAGGCTTCGCGAGGCCATCGACCGCCTCGACGACGAGGTGCTGCGCCAGGTCAACGAGCGGGCGCGGCTGGCGCACCGCATCGGCGAGATCAAGCACGGCAACATCTACCGCCCCGAGCGCGAGGCGCAGGTGCTGCGGCGCCTGGCCTCCGCCAATCCGGGGCCATTGCCCGAGGGCGCCGTCCAGCGCATCTTCCGCGAGATCATGTCGGCCTGCCTCGCGCTCGAGCAGCCGCTGAGGATCGCCTACCTCGGCCCGGCCGGCACGTTCTCGGAGTCGGCGGCGCAGAAGCACTTCGGCTCGGCGCCCGCGCTGATGCCGCTCCCCGCGATCGACGACGTGTTCCGGGCCATCGAGTCGGGCAACGCCGACTACGGCGTGGTGCCGGTCGAGAACTCGACGGAAGGCGCGATCGGCAGAACGCTTGACCTGCTGCTCGCATCGAACCTGATGATCTGCGGCGAGGTGACCCTTCGCATCCACCAGAACCTGCTGGCCAAGGCCGATTCCACGGCCGGCATCAAGAAGCTCTACTCGCACGCCCAGTCGCTGGCCCAGTGCCACGAGTGGCTGAACCGCAACCTCGCCGGCCTGCCGCGCGTGCCGGTGGCGAGCAATGCCGAGGCCGCGCGCCTGGCGGCGGAGGACCCGGAGGCCTGCGCGATCGCCGGCGAGGCGGCGGCCAGCCTCTACGAACTGAACGTGCTGGCCGCCAGCATCGAGGACGATCCGAACAACAGCACGCGCTTCCTCGTGCTGGCGGCGCACGACGCCGGCCCCTCGGGTGGCGTGGGCGCCGACAAGACCTCCTTCGTCTGCTCGGCGCAGAACCGGCCCGGCGCGGTGCATGACCTGCTGACGCCGCTCAAGGATCGCGGCGTCTCCATGACGCGGTTCGAGTCGCGCCCGGCGCGCGGCCTCAAGGGCAGTCCGTGGGAGTACGTATTCTTCATCGACGTCGAGGGCCACCGGCAGGACGCCGCGGTCAAGGCCGCGCTGGAGGACCTGCGCGGCCGCGTCGGCTTCCTCAAGGAGCTCGGCTCCTATCCCAAAGCCGTGTCATGA
- a CDS encoding phosphoglycerate dehydrogenase, whose translation MADQFQVLILNNVSQNGLKRLPAERFACAKEAAKPDAILLRSADLHSVEIPKSVLAIGRAGSGTNNIPVKAMSARGVPVFNAPGANANAVKELVLAGMLLAARNIGGAMKFVSNLDPADAEMEKKVEGGKKTYAGYEIAGHTLGVVGLGKIGCLVADAAIKLGMNVVGYDPEITVDAAWSLPSQVKKANSLAEVLKNCNFVTVHVPLVEATRRMINATSIEGMKTGAVLLNFARDGVVDEAAVLAALEAKKIATYVCDFPSAHVNNHPHVIALPHLGASTREAEENCAIMVADQVRDYLLDGNIVNSVNFPGVVMPRESGYRIAVANANVPNMVGQISTAMADAKLNIHNMMNKSKGDVAYTLVDVDSKVPKKAIDAIAKIEGVLAVRYLPLEG comes from the coding sequence ATGGCTGACCAATTCCAGGTTCTGATTCTCAACAATGTCTCGCAAAACGGCCTGAAGCGCCTGCCGGCCGAGCGGTTCGCCTGCGCCAAGGAAGCGGCGAAGCCCGACGCCATCCTGCTGCGCTCGGCGGACCTGCACAGCGTCGAGATTCCGAAATCCGTGTTGGCCATCGGCCGCGCCGGCTCGGGCACCAACAACATCCCCGTCAAAGCGATGAGCGCGCGCGGCGTGCCGGTGTTCAACGCCCCCGGCGCCAATGCCAACGCCGTCAAGGAACTCGTGCTGGCAGGCATGCTGCTGGCCGCGCGCAACATCGGCGGCGCCATGAAGTTCGTCTCGAATCTCGATCCAGCCGACGCCGAGATGGAGAAGAAGGTCGAGGGCGGCAAGAAGACCTACGCCGGCTATGAAATCGCCGGCCATACGCTGGGCGTCGTCGGCCTGGGCAAGATCGGTTGCCTCGTCGCGGATGCTGCGATCAAGCTCGGCATGAACGTCGTCGGCTACGACCCCGAGATCACGGTGGATGCCGCCTGGAGCCTGCCCTCGCAGGTGAAGAAGGCCAACAGCCTGGCCGAGGTGCTGAAGAACTGCAACTTCGTCACCGTGCATGTGCCGCTGGTCGAGGCCACGCGCAGGATGATCAACGCGACGAGCATCGAGGGCATGAAGACCGGCGCCGTGCTGCTCAACTTCGCCCGCGACGGCGTGGTGGACGAGGCCGCGGTGCTGGCGGCGCTGGAGGCGAAGAAGATCGCCACCTACGTCTGCGACTTTCCCAGCGCGCATGTCAACAACCATCCCCACGTCATCGCGCTGCCGCACCTGGGCGCCTCGACGCGCGAGGCCGAGGAGAACTGCGCGATCATGGTCGCCGACCAGGTGCGCGACTACCTGCTTGACGGCAACATCGTGAACTCGGTGAACTTCCCGGGCGTGGTGATGCCGCGCGAGTCTGGCTACCGCATCGCCGTCGCCAACGCCAACGTACCCAACATGGTCGGCCAGATCTCGACCGCCATGGCCGATGCGAAGCTCAACATCCACAACATGATGAACAAGTCCAAGGGCGACGTGGCCTACACGCTGGTCGACGTCGACAGCAAGGTGCCGAAGAAGGCGATCGACGCCATCGCGAAGATCGAGGGCGTGCTGGCCGTGCGCTACCTGCCGCTGGAAGGCTGA
- the serC gene encoding 3-phosphoserine/phosphohydroxythreonine transaminase has protein sequence MSRVFNFSAGPAALPEEVLKQAADEMLDWHGSGQSVMEMSHRGKEFMGIAAQAEADLRELMGIPANYKVLFLQGGASLQFEMIPINLLRGKAVADYVHTGEWAKKAIKAAKTFCNVNVAASAEDRGFTYAPAMADWKLTKDAAYVHYTANETIGGVEFNWTPETGDVPLVCDMSSNILSRQVDVSKYGLIYAGAQKNIGPAGLTIVIIRDDLVGCAQPTPPAMLNYKTHVDAESMYNTPPTYGIYIAGLVFQWLKKNGGIAAMEQRNIEKSKVLYDYLETTDFYRNPVAPSDRSRMNVPFTLKDAALDEEFLKGAKARGMTQLKGHRSVGGMRASIYNAMPIEGVQALVEYMKEFAASKG, from the coding sequence ATGTCACGCGTGTTCAATTTCAGCGCCGGTCCCGCCGCGCTGCCCGAGGAAGTCCTGAAGCAGGCCGCCGACGAGATGCTCGACTGGCACGGTTCCGGCCAGTCGGTCATGGAGATGAGCCATCGGGGCAAGGAGTTCATGGGTATCGCCGCCCAGGCCGAAGCCGACCTGCGCGAGCTGATGGGCATTCCCGCCAACTACAAGGTGCTGTTCCTCCAGGGCGGCGCCTCGTTGCAGTTCGAGATGATCCCGATCAACCTGCTGCGCGGGAAGGCGGTCGCGGACTACGTTCACACCGGCGAGTGGGCGAAGAAAGCCATCAAGGCCGCCAAGACCTTCTGCAACGTGAACGTCGCCGCCAGCGCCGAGGACAGGGGCTTCACCTACGCGCCGGCCATGGCCGACTGGAAGCTCACGAAGGATGCCGCCTACGTCCATTACACCGCCAACGAGACCATCGGCGGCGTCGAGTTCAACTGGACGCCAGAGACTGGCGACGTGCCGCTGGTCTGCGACATGTCCTCCAACATCCTGTCGCGCCAGGTCGATGTCTCGAAATACGGCCTGATCTACGCCGGCGCGCAGAAGAACATCGGCCCGGCGGGGCTGACCATCGTCATCATCCGCGATGATCTCGTCGGATGCGCCCAGCCCACGCCGCCGGCCATGCTGAACTACAAGACCCACGTCGACGCCGAATCCATGTACAACACGCCGCCGACCTACGGCATCTACATCGCCGGCCTGGTGTTCCAGTGGCTCAAGAAGAACGGCGGCATCGCGGCGATGGAGCAGAGGAACATAGAGAAGTCGAAGGTGCTCTACGACTACCTGGAGACCACCGACTTCTACCGCAATCCGGTTGCTCCGTCCGACCGCTCGCGCATGAACGTGCCCTTCACCCTGAAGGACGCCGCGCTCGACGAGGAGTTCCTGAAGGGCGCCAAGGCCCGCGGCATGACGCAACTGAAGGGCCACCGCTCGGTCGGCGGCATGCGGGCCTCGATCTACAACGCCATGCCCATCGAGGGCGTGCAGGCGCTGGTCGAATACATGAAAGAATTTGCAGCTTCGAAAGGATGA
- the gyrA gene encoding DNA gyrase subunit A: MTSFAKETLPISLEEEMRHSYLDYAMSVIVGRALPDARDGLKPVHRRVLFAMHELNNDWNKAYKKSARIVGDVIGKYHPHGDTAVYDTIVRMAQDFSLRYMLVDGQGNFGSVDGDNAAAMRYTEVRMARIGHELLADIEKETCDFGPNYDGSEQEPLILPAKIPNLLINGSAGIAVGMATNIPPHNLNEVIDACLAVLDDPAIDIEELIKIVPAPDFPTAGLIYGVSGVREGYLTGRGRVVMRARTHFEDLEKGGRQAIVVDELPYQVNKKTLQEKIAELVNEKKIEGIAHIQDESDKSGMRLVIELKRGEVPEVVLNNLFKQTQLQDTFGMNMVALVDGRPQLLNLKQLLECFLSHRREVVTRRTVFELRKARERGHILEGLAVALSNVDEVIALIKAAPTPADAKRELMARAWKSTLVEEMLVRASAEASRPEGLAPEFGFSRRGYFLSDAQAQAILELRLQRLTGLEQDKIVAEYKEVMDQIADLLDILARPERITEIIGAELAAIRAQFGDKRRSEIVLQTADINLEDLIAREDMAVTLSHGGYIKRQRLDDYRTQKRGGRGKQAAAIKEDDFVDRLFIANTHDYILCFSNRGRVYWLKVYEVPEGTRVSRGKPIVNLFPLEDGEKITAALPVKEFDEQHYIFMATAMGTVKKTPLSDFSNPRKAGIIAVGLDENDFLIGVAITDGSCDVMLFSDAGKAVRFEEGDVRPMGRTARGVRGMMLEDGQSVICMLVASDEKLNVLTATENGYGKRTPIADYTKHGRGTKGMIAISTSDRNGKVVGAVLVEPSDEVMLISTGGVMIRTKVKQVRETGRSAQGVTLINLDDGTRLAGIEKVIETEEEE, translated from the coding sequence ATGACTTCTTTCGCCAAAGAGACCCTTCCGATCAGCCTCGAAGAGGAGATGCGCCACTCCTACCTCGATTACGCCATGAGCGTGATCGTCGGCCGCGCGCTGCCGGACGCGCGCGACGGCCTGAAACCCGTGCATCGACGCGTGCTGTTCGCCATGCATGAGCTGAACAACGACTGGAACAAGGCCTATAAGAAGTCCGCGCGCATCGTCGGCGACGTCATCGGTAAGTACCACCCCCACGGCGACACCGCCGTTTACGACACCATCGTGCGCATGGCGCAGGATTTTTCGCTGCGCTACATGCTGGTCGATGGTCAGGGCAACTTCGGTTCGGTCGACGGCGACAACGCCGCGGCGATGCGATACACCGAGGTGCGCATGGCCAGGATCGGCCACGAGCTGCTCGCGGACATCGAAAAGGAAACCTGCGACTTCGGCCCGAACTACGACGGCTCCGAGCAGGAGCCGCTGATCCTTCCGGCGAAGATCCCGAACCTCCTCATCAACGGCAGCGCAGGCATCGCGGTGGGCATGGCCACCAACATCCCGCCGCACAATCTCAACGAAGTCATCGACGCCTGCCTGGCCGTGCTGGACGACCCGGCCATCGACATCGAGGAACTCATCAAGATCGTGCCCGCGCCGGACTTTCCGACCGCCGGTCTCATCTACGGCGTCTCCGGCGTGCGGGAGGGGTACCTCACCGGCCGCGGCCGCGTCGTCATGCGCGCCCGCACCCACTTCGAGGATCTCGAAAAGGGCGGCCGACAGGCCATCGTCGTCGACGAGCTGCCTTATCAGGTCAACAAGAAGACCCTCCAGGAAAAGATCGCGGAGCTGGTCAACGAGAAGAAGATCGAGGGCATCGCCCACATCCAGGACGAGTCCGACAAGTCCGGCATGCGCCTGGTGATCGAGCTCAAGCGCGGCGAAGTGCCCGAGGTGGTGCTCAACAACCTGTTCAAGCAGACCCAGCTGCAAGACACCTTCGGCATGAACATGGTGGCCCTGGTCGACGGTCGCCCGCAGCTCCTGAACCTCAAGCAGCTGCTGGAGTGCTTCCTGTCCCACCGCCGCGAAGTGGTGACGCGGCGCACGGTGTTCGAATTGCGGAAGGCCCGCGAGCGCGGCCACATCCTCGAAGGCTTGGCGGTGGCGCTGTCCAACGTCGACGAGGTCATCGCGCTCATCAAGGCTGCGCCGACCCCGGCCGACGCCAAGCGCGAGCTCATGGCGCGGGCCTGGAAATCGACGCTGGTCGAAGAGATGCTGGTGCGCGCTTCCGCCGAGGCTTCGCGGCCCGAAGGATTGGCGCCGGAATTCGGCTTTTCGCGGCGCGGCTATTTCCTCTCGGATGCCCAGGCCCAGGCCATTCTCGAACTGCGCCTGCAACGCCTGACCGGACTCGAGCAGGACAAGATCGTCGCCGAGTACAAGGAGGTCATGGACCAGATCGCCGATCTGCTCGACATCCTGGCCCGGCCGGAACGCATCACTGAAATCATCGGCGCCGAGCTCGCGGCCATCCGGGCCCAGTTTGGAGATAAGCGCCGCTCCGAGATCGTGCTCCAGACCGCCGACATCAACCTCGAAGACCTGATCGCCCGCGAGGACATGGCGGTCACGCTGTCGCACGGCGGCTACATCAAGCGCCAGCGCCTCGACGACTACCGCACGCAGAAGCGCGGCGGGCGCGGCAAGCAGGCGGCGGCGATCAAGGAGGACGACTTCGTCGACCGGCTGTTCATCGCCAACACGCACGACTACATCCTGTGCTTCTCCAATCGCGGCCGCGTCTATTGGCTCAAGGTCTACGAGGTGCCGGAGGGCACGCGCGTCTCGCGCGGCAAGCCCATCGTCAATCTCTTCCCGCTGGAAGACGGCGAGAAGATCACCGCCGCGCTGCCGGTCAAGGAGTTCGACGAGCAGCACTATATCTTCATGGCCACGGCCATGGGCACGGTCAAGAAGACGCCGCTCTCGGACTTCTCCAATCCGCGCAAGGCTGGCATCATCGCCGTCGGCCTCGACGAGAACGATTTCCTGATCGGCGTGGCGATTACCGACGGCAGCTGCGATGTGATGCTCTTCTCGGATGCCGGCAAGGCCGTGCGCTTCGAGGAGGGCGACGTGCGGCCGATGGGCCGCACCGCGCGCGGCGTGCGCGGCATGATGCTGGAGGACGGCCAGAGCGTGATCTGCATGCTGGTGGCGAGCGACGAGAAGCTGAACGTGCTCACGGCGACCGAGAACGGCTACGGCAAGCGCACGCCGATCGCGGATTACACGAAGCACGGCCGCGGCACCAAGGGCATGATCGCGATCTCCACGTCCGATCGAAACGGCAAGGTGGTGGGCGCCGTGCTGGTCGAGCCCAGCGACGAAGTGATGCTGATTTCCACCGGCGGCGTGATGATCCGCACCAAGGTCAAGCAGGTGCGCGAGACGGGCCGATCGGCCCAGGGGGTCACGCTCATCAATCTCGATGACGGCACCAGGCTGGCCGGCATCGAAAAGGTCATCGAAACCGAAGAAGAGGAGTAG
- a CDS encoding TRZ/ATZ family hydrolase — protein MNTPAAPIDLLIEPRWVIPVEPDGIVLHDHALAVDQGRIVALLPAREAAGRFAPRERVSLPGHVLLPGFVNLHTHAAMALLRGYADDLPLMAWLQDRIWPAEGRHMSPRFVRDGTLLACWEMLRGGITCFNDMYFFPESAAESALEAGIRAVLGITVIEFPTAYATDADDYLTKGLAARDALRHEPLISFCMAPHAPYTVVDRTFERIATLAAQLDVPVHIHAHETLAEVEEGVRRHGVRPIERLHRLGLLGPGLIAVHAVHLLPEEIRLLGRHGCAVAHCPTSNMKLASGIPPVNNLLAAGVRVGLGTDGAASNNRLDMFREMRHAALLAKVASSDAAALDAHRALRMATLDGAAALGLDRDIGSIIPGKSADLCAVRLDDWLTQPCYDPASHLIYVAGRENVSHVWVAGKLRIRDGYPADPVHSRLLGLVNVWHTECQ, from the coding sequence ATGAACACTCCCGCCGCCCCGATCGACCTCCTGATCGAGCCCCGCTGGGTCATTCCCGTGGAACCGGACGGCATCGTCCTCCACGATCACGCGCTGGCCGTCGACCAGGGCCGCATTGTCGCCCTCCTGCCCGCGCGGGAGGCCGCCGGCCGTTTCGCCCCGCGCGAACGGGTCAGCCTCCCCGGGCACGTCCTGTTGCCCGGCTTCGTCAATCTCCATACCCACGCCGCGATGGCCCTGTTGCGCGGCTACGCCGACGACCTGCCTCTGATGGCCTGGCTCCAGGATCGCATCTGGCCGGCCGAGGGCAGGCACATGTCGCCCCGCTTCGTCCGCGACGGCACGCTTCTCGCCTGCTGGGAGATGCTGCGCGGCGGCATCACCTGCTTCAACGACATGTACTTCTTCCCGGAGTCCGCGGCGGAAAGCGCGCTGGAGGCGGGCATCCGCGCCGTCCTGGGGATCACCGTCATCGAATTTCCCACCGCCTATGCGACCGACGCCGACGATTACCTGACCAAGGGCCTGGCTGCCCGCGACGCCCTGCGCCACGAACCGCTGATCTCGTTCTGCATGGCGCCTCACGCGCCCTATACCGTTGTCGACCGGACCTTCGAGCGCATCGCCACCCTGGCGGCGCAACTCGATGTGCCGGTGCATATCCACGCCCATGAGACGCTTGCCGAGGTGGAGGAAGGCGTCCGGCGGCACGGCGTGCGCCCGATCGAACGCCTGCATCGCCTGGGCCTGCTCGGCCCGGGCCTGATCGCCGTTCACGCGGTGCATCTATTGCCCGAGGAGATCCGCCTGCTCGGCCGGCACGGCTGCGCCGTCGCTCATTGCCCGACGTCGAACATGAAGCTCGCCAGCGGTATTCCGCCCGTAAACAACCTGCTCGCCGCCGGCGTCCGGGTCGGACTGGGCACCGACGGCGCCGCCAGCAACAACCGCCTGGACATGTTTCGGGAAATGCGCCACGCGGCCCTGCTGGCCAAGGTTGCATCCAGCGATGCGGCCGCCCTCGACGCCCACCGGGCGCTGCGCATGGCGACGCTCGACGGCGCGGCGGCGCTCGGCCTGGATCGCGACATCGGCTCGATCATCCCCGGGAAGTCGGCGGACCTGTGCGCCGTCCGGCTCGATGACTGGCTGACCCAGCCCTGCTACGACCCGGCTTCCCACCTGATCTACGTGGCCGGACGCGAAAACGTCAGCCATGTCTGGGTTGCCGGAAAATTGCGGATTCGTGACGGATATCCCGCCGATCCGGTGCATTCCCGCCTACTCGGACTGGTTAATGTGTGGCATACTGAGTGCCAGTAA
- a CDS encoding OmpA family protein produces MNKFTAQKSMLLAVLLGVSASAVAQTPGIDMNGTVGYVIDQRGNVAKSGFGLCWRTGYWTPAMAIEECDPDLVKKPEAPKAAPAPAPAPAPAPAAAPAPKPAAEKVTLAADALFDFDKAVLRPEGKAKLDDLAAKIKDIKLEVIIAVGHADRIGSDKYNQNLSERRAAAVKGYLVGKGAEANRVYTEGKGEKQPVTGDKCGKSVKKSKKLIECLQPDRRVEIEVIGTRQ; encoded by the coding sequence ATGAACAAATTCACTGCCCAAAAATCCATGCTGCTGGCCGTTCTTCTCGGCGTCAGCGCTTCCGCCGTCGCGCAAACCCCAGGCATCGACATGAACGGCACCGTCGGCTACGTCATCGACCAGCGCGGCAACGTCGCCAAGAGCGGCTTCGGCCTGTGCTGGCGCACCGGCTACTGGACGCCGGCCATGGCCATCGAGGAATGCGATCCTGATCTGGTCAAGAAGCCGGAAGCGCCCAAGGCGGCTCCCGCTCCCGCTCCGGCACCGGCACCGGCTCCCGCCGCCGCACCCGCGCCGAAGCCCGCCGCCGAGAAGGTGACGCTGGCCGCCGACGCTCTGTTCGACTTCGACAAGGCGGTGCTCCGCCCGGAGGGCAAGGCCAAGCTCGACGACCTGGCCGCCAAGATCAAGGACATCAAGCTCGAGGTCATCATCGCTGTCGGTCACGCCGACCGCATCGGCTCCGACAAGTACAACCAGAATCTCTCCGAGCGCCGCGCCGCCGCCGTCAAGGGATACCTGGTCGGCAAGGGCGCCGAAGCCAACCGCGTCTACACCGAGGGCAAGGGCGAGAAGCAGCCCGTCACCGGCGACAAGTGCGGCAAGAGCGTCAAGAAGAGCAAGAAGCTGATCGAGTGCCTGCAGCCGGATCGCCGCGTCGAGATCGAAGTGATCGGCACCAGGCAGTAA
- the ubiG gene encoding bifunctional 2-polyprenyl-6-hydroxyphenol methylase/3-demethylubiquinol 3-O-methyltransferase UbiG, with translation MNINADPLELEKFGELAHRWWDPNSEFKPLHDINPLRLGWIDRNCGLAGKRVLDVGCGGGLLSEGMAALGARVTGIDLSEKALGVARLHLLESGRQVDYRLISAENLAAEQPASFDAVTCLEMLEHVPDPASTVRACAELVRPGGQVFFSTLNRNLKSFLFAVVGAEYLLNLLPRGTHDYDRFIRPAELARHCREAGLSVAEIIGMSYNPLTRTYALGRDTSVNYLLRAVRDDSVDN, from the coding sequence ATGAACATCAACGCCGACCCCCTGGAACTGGAGAAGTTCGGAGAACTGGCCCACCGCTGGTGGGATCCGAATTCCGAATTCAAGCCGCTGCACGATATCAACCCCCTGCGCCTGGGCTGGATTGACCGCAATTGCGGCCTGGCTGGCAAGCGTGTGCTCGACGTCGGCTGCGGCGGCGGACTTCTGTCCGAGGGTATGGCGGCGCTGGGCGCCCGCGTGACGGGCATCGACCTCTCCGAAAAGGCGCTGGGCGTCGCCCGCCTCCACCTGCTCGAAAGCGGCCGGCAGGTCGACTACCGGCTGATCTCCGCAGAGAACCTGGCCGCCGAACAGCCCGCCTCCTTCGACGCCGTCACCTGCCTGGAAATGCTCGAACACGTGCCCGATCCCGCCAGCACGGTGCGGGCCTGCGCCGAACTGGTGAGGCCGGGCGGGCAGGTCTTCTTCTCAACCCTCAACCGCAACCTGAAGTCATTCTTGTTCGCCGTCGTCGGCGCCGAATACCTGCTCAACCTGCTGCCTCGCGGCACCCACGATTATGACCGCTTCATCCGGCCCGCCGAACTCGCCCGTCATTGCCGCGAAGCCGGGCTCTCGGTCGCCGAGATCATCGGCATGAGCTACAACCCGCTGACCCGGACCTACGCCCTCGGCCGCGATACCTCGGTCAATTACCTCCTGCGCGCCGTACGGGATGACTCAGTGGACAACTGA
- the gph gene encoding phosphoglycolate phosphatase (PGP is an essential enzyme in the glycolate salvage pathway in higher organisms (photorespiration in plants). Phosphoglycolate results from the oxidase activity of RubisCO in the Calvin cycle when concentrations of carbon dioxide are low relative to oxygen. This enzyme is a member of the Haloacid Dehalogenase (HAD) superfamily of aspartate-nucleophile hydrolase enzymes (PF00702).), with protein sequence MTQWTTEAVFFDLDGTLADTAPDLRAAMNRLLAEEERPTIPLARFRPHVSGGAPAMLGAAFGAKPEDPGYAELRLRFLDHYEAAPCAETRLFPGVPELLDALDARGIAWGIVTNKTERFTRLVAAALGLDARAACIVSGDAVPRPKPAPDPLLHACALAGIAPARSSYVGDDLRDIQAAKAAGMRAVAAAWGYLGDGPPAGEWGADDIIERPGALLDLL encoded by the coding sequence ATGACTCAGTGGACAACTGAGGCCGTTTTCTTCGACCTCGACGGCACCCTGGCCGACACCGCACCCGATCTGCGCGCGGCGATGAACCGGCTGCTCGCCGAGGAGGAGCGCCCCACCATTCCGCTGGCGCGATTCCGTCCGCACGTTTCCGGCGGCGCACCCGCCATGCTCGGCGCGGCGTTCGGCGCGAAACCGGAGGATCCGGGCTACGCGGAGCTGCGCCTGCGTTTCCTCGACCATTACGAGGCGGCGCCCTGCGCGGAGACTCGGCTGTTTCCGGGCGTCCCGGAACTGCTGGACGCGCTCGATGCGCGCGGCATCGCCTGGGGCATCGTCACGAACAAGACCGAGCGCTTCACCCGTCTGGTCGCGGCGGCCCTCGGACTCGACGCGCGGGCCGCCTGCATCGTGAGCGGCGACGCCGTCCCGCGCCCGAAGCCGGCGCCCGACCCGCTGCTCCATGCCTGCGCGCTGGCCGGCATCGCCCCCGCGCGTTCCTCCTACGTCGGCGACGACCTGCGCGACATCCAGGCGGCGAAGGCGGCGGGAATGCGCGCCGTCGCGGCGGCCTGGGGCTACCTGGGCGACGGCCCGCCGGCAGGCGAATGGGGCGCCGACGACATCATCGAGCGCCCCGGCGCATTGCTTGATCTGCTCTAA